The sequence CCGACGCCCACCGCGTCGGCGTCCTGCGCTGCGTCGACCTGGCACGCAGCGAACTGATCGCCGGCCAGCACCTGGACCTGCTGACCACCGGCAAGCTCCACGCCAGCGTCGAGACGCTGCTGAGCGTCATCCGCTACAAGACCGCCAAGTACACCATCGAGCGCCCCTTGCAGGTCGGGGCGGCCCTCGCCGGTGCCGGGCAGGACGTCATGAACGCCTGCAGCGCCTACGGCGTCCCGCTGGGTGAGGCCTTCCAACTCCGGGACGACATCCTCGGCGTGTTCGGGGACCCGGACCGGACGGGCAAATCCCGCCTGGACGACCTGCGCGAGGGCAAGTCCACCAGCCTCATCGTCCATGCCCTGCGCGCCTGCGGACCCGCCCAGGCCGGCCGGCTGCACGCGCTGATCGGCGATCCCGACCTCGGGGAGCAGGAAGCCGCGGAGGTCTGCGACATCCTCACCAGCACGGGAGCCCGGAGCGCGGTCGAGCGAATGATCGAGGAAAGATACCGGCAGGCCCTGGACTCCCTGGCCCTGGCCCCCTTTCCGGACGACGCCGTCCGCACCCTGAAGGACGTCGCGGAGGCGGTCGTGCACCGCACGGCGTGAGGCCCGGCCCAGCCGCCGACCGACACCAGGAGACACCCCGGCCGTACCCCGGCCCGGCCGATAACGGAGTACGGACCCACAGTGATGACCACGACCGCGCCCGCGGTGGTTCTCCAGAGCGCCTGGCGCGAGATTCGCCTGAGCTGGCTGTTCATCAGCGCCGACCGCTGGACCACCATCTTCCCCGCCACCTGCTTCGTCATGGCGGCCATCGTCCACGCCCGGCTGTCCCCGTCCGCAGCCGTGACCACCCTGGTCGGCGGCGCCCTGTACTTCTGGCTGTTCGTCTACGAACACACTCTGGCCAACCAGCTCGTCGGCGTCGAAGAGGACCGCGTCAACAAGCCCTTCCGGCCCCTGGTCACCGGCCAGAGCAGTATCCGGGGCGCACGGCTGCGCCTGAACGCCGTCCGGGTCCTCTTTCCCGTGTACGGATACTGCCTGGGCGTCCTGGAATGGGCCCTGATGTGGCAGATCCTCTCCCTGCTGCAGCACGAGTACGGCTGGGGCCGGCACTGGCTGGGCAGGAACCTCTACGCCGGAATCGGAGTCGTCGCCCAGCTGGCCGCCGCCTGGGAGATGGTCACCGTCATGACGCCGGACGCCTGGCGCTGGATCGTGACCCTCACGGTCACCGTGACCCTCCTCATGTCCGTCCAGGACCTCCGCGACATCACCGGCGACCGCGCGGTGCACCGCTCCACCATGCCGCTGGTCTTCGGCGAAAGACCCACCCGGATCTTCCTGTGCACCGGTTTCGCCGTCGGGCCCCTGGCCATCCACCACTTCCTCATGGAGCCCGCCGGGCCGCACTGGTGGATCACCGCCACGGACGTACTGCTGTGCGGTCTGAGCCTGGTGCTCTCCGTCCGGGTGATGCTGTTGCGGGGACGGGAACAGGACCAGCGCAGCTACCGCCTGGTCGAACAGTGGTACACCCTCGCCCTCGCCGCCTCCGTCTACACACTTCGCTGAGGGAAGGGCCCGACGTGACCGCAGAGGCCGCGCAGCAGGTGCAACAACAGTCACGGCTGCGGATCAGCAGCGTATGGAAGGCGTACGGCCGCAGACAGGTCCTGCGCGGTGCCGACCTCGACGTGCCCGCCGGAGCGCTGATCGGCGTCGTCGGCGAGAACGGCGCGGGCAAGAGCACCCTGCTCCGGATCGCCATGGGGCACCTGGCACCCGACCGGGGCACCGTGGAACGCACCGGCACGGCGGGATATTGCCCGCAACACGCCGTGCTGAACGACTCGTTCACCGTCACGCAGCACCTTCGCCTCTTCCAGGCCGCCTACCGGCTGCCGGCTCTCACGCGCGCCCACGAGCTGATGGACCTCCTGGCGTTCGCCGACTGCGGCCGGCAGCGCGCCGGGGACCTCAGCGGAGGCACGCGGCAGAAGCTGAACCTCCTGCTCACCCTCATGCACGATCCACAACTCCTGGTGCTCGACGAGCCCTATCAGGGTTTCGACTGGGACACGCATCAAAGGTTCTGGTCGCTCGCCGCTC comes from Streptomyces sp. SCL15-4 and encodes:
- a CDS encoding UbiA family prenyltransferase; this encodes MTTTAPAVVLQSAWREIRLSWLFISADRWTTIFPATCFVMAAIVHARLSPSAAVTTLVGGALYFWLFVYEHTLANQLVGVEEDRVNKPFRPLVTGQSSIRGARLRLNAVRVLFPVYGYCLGVLEWALMWQILSLLQHEYGWGRHWLGRNLYAGIGVVAQLAAAWEMVTVMTPDAWRWIVTLTVTVTLLMSVQDLRDITGDRAVHRSTMPLVFGERPTRIFLCTGFAVGPLAIHHFLMEPAGPHWWITATDVLLCGLSLVLSVRVMLLRGREQDQRSYRLVEQWYTLALAASVYTLR
- a CDS encoding polyprenyl synthetase family protein, with translation MSTETLAVESDFFAPRTAIDNLLFEFLTEKARTAPVPGQSALILMLRDFISGGKRVRPLLCVTGWIAAGGRGDTTQAVRLAASIELAHTCALIHDDIMDASDSRRGRPTVHRALADRHHVPWMAQQYGVGGAILLGDLALVWSDELLHTTPMPDAHRVGVLRCVDLARSELIAGQHLDLLTTGKLHASVETLLSVIRYKTAKYTIERPLQVGAALAGAGQDVMNACSAYGVPLGEAFQLRDDILGVFGDPDRTGKSRLDDLREGKSTSLIVHALRACGPAQAGRLHALIGDPDLGEQEAAEVCDILTSTGARSAVERMIEERYRQALDSLALAPFPDDAVRTLKDVAEAVVHRTA
- a CDS encoding ATP-binding cassette domain-containing protein, with translation MTAEAAQQVQQQSRLRISSVWKAYGRRQVLRGADLDVPAGALIGVVGENGAGKSTLLRIAMGHLAPDRGTVERTGTAGYCPQHAVLNDSFTVTQHLRLFQAAYRLPALTRAHELMDLLAFADCGRQRAGDLSGGTRQKLNLLLTLMHDPQLLVLDEPYQGFDWDTHQRFWSLAAHLRDQGRSIVVVSHLLHDLHHFDAVGHLRDGRLDMERPTR